From a single Chitinivibrionia bacterium genomic region:
- the nadA gene encoding quinolinate synthase NadA, protein MENIELIEKIQKLRKEKNAIILAHNYQRPEIQDIADFSGDSLELSVKAAEVEEKVIVFCGVVFMAETAKVLSPDKIVLLPDLKAGCPMADMITADDVRKLKAQHPNAKVLCYVNSSAEVKAEADLCCTSSNAAKIVDYAFDRNQEIIFVPDQWLARVVAQRTGRKFIVWDGYCPSHARILPEEIIALKNRFPDAATMVHPECPKEICDLADEILSTGQMSKFAKQSSAKTFIVGTEDGMLHRLRKENPDKNFILASKNALCPNMKKITLEKLASSLETLSPEIILDAQIMKSAEKSIRDMIEISKKVML, encoded by the coding sequence ATGGAAAATATTGAGTTAATCGAAAAAATACAAAAGTTGCGCAAAGAAAAAAATGCAATAATCTTAGCGCACAACTACCAGCGCCCCGAAATTCAGGACATTGCGGATTTTTCGGGCGACTCTTTGGAATTGTCTGTTAAAGCGGCTGAAGTCGAGGAAAAAGTTATTGTTTTTTGCGGCGTTGTATTTATGGCAGAAACCGCAAAAGTGCTCTCCCCCGACAAAATAGTTCTGCTTCCCGACCTGAAAGCAGGATGCCCGATGGCAGATATGATTACCGCCGACGACGTGCGAAAACTTAAAGCACAGCATCCAAACGCCAAAGTTTTGTGCTATGTAAACAGTTCGGCAGAGGTTAAAGCAGAGGCGGATTTGTGCTGTACTTCGAGCAACGCCGCAAAAATTGTAGATTACGCATTCGACAGAAATCAAGAAATAATTTTCGTTCCCGACCAATGGCTTGCACGGGTAGTAGCCCAACGCACAGGCAGAAAATTTATAGTATGGGACGGATATTGCCCGTCTCACGCAAGAATTTTGCCCGAAGAAATCATTGCACTCAAAAACCGCTTTCCCGACGCGGCGACTATGGTTCACCCCGAATGCCCCAAAGAAATCTGCGACCTCGCCGACGAAATTTTATCCACAGGTCAAATGAGCAAATTCGCAAAACAAAGCAGTGCCAAAACATTCATAGTAGGCACAGAAGACGGAATGCTTCATCGTCTGCGCAAAGAAAATCCCGATAAAAACTTCATTTTGGCAAGCAAAAACGCGCTCTGTCCGAATATGAAAAAAATAACTCTCGAAAAACTGGCAAGTTCACTCGAAACCTTGTCGCCCGAAATAATCTTAGACGCACAAATTATGAAAAGTGCCGAAAAATCCATCAGAGATATGATAGAAATCAGTAAAAAAGTTATGCTTTAG
- the lepB gene encoding signal peptidase I produces the protein MEKDIKKVKNSEKVAENSEKKARSEKEGILNFGKEMVSALITAFVFIVYVIQAFTIPTGSMERSLLVGDFLLGLKFIYGAPVFPDIPFVYENYLRFPGFRDPQRGDVVIFRFPGFERKDYIKRFVAVAGDTVSINGKDVFVNSRRLTPPPNAQWEFGGNLRPSVRYFDNLYIPRRGDTIDIANAPLREFFFYKLLIRQEHPRANVQSQFRLLVNDKDYSDSTIILNIDGRLHRGIFSSTDFLTLDRHSDWTLYQSHFNLYLNQFSEEDNVRIEQRLFKNGQEILLYVCRYDNYFSLGDNRDNSADSRYWGFVNRNFVKAKAFIIYFSLDEKVPAFLLPLKIRWNRLGKLIRNWDGYTE, from the coding sequence GTGGAAAAAGACATCAAAAAAGTAAAAAACAGTGAAAAAGTGGCTGAAAATAGCGAAAAAAAAGCCCGCAGTGAGAAAGAAGGCATTCTAAACTTCGGCAAAGAAATGGTTTCGGCGCTTATAACGGCGTTCGTATTTATTGTATATGTGATACAGGCGTTCACAATTCCGACGGGGTCTATGGAGAGGTCGCTTTTGGTGGGCGATTTTCTTTTGGGGTTAAAATTTATTTACGGCGCGCCCGTTTTTCCCGATATTCCTTTTGTGTACGAAAACTATTTGCGCTTTCCCGGATTTCGCGACCCGCAACGCGGCGATGTTGTGATTTTCCGCTTTCCCGGCTTTGAAAGAAAAGACTACATTAAGCGATTTGTCGCAGTTGCGGGCGACACGGTAAGCATTAACGGAAAAGACGTGTTTGTAAACAGTCGCAGACTAACGCCTCCGCCTAACGCACAGTGGGAATTCGGCGGAAATCTGCGACCAAGCGTTCGTTATTTCGATAATCTGTATATTCCCCGACGCGGCGATACCATAGACATTGCAAATGCGCCTTTGCGGGAATTTTTCTTTTACAAATTGCTTATCCGCCAAGAACACCCTCGCGCAAACGTGCAATCGCAGTTTAGGCTTTTGGTGAACGACAAGGATTACAGCGACTCCACAATTATACTGAATATTGACGGACGACTTCACCGCGGTATTTTTTCTTCGACCGATTTTCTTACGTTGGACAGGCATTCGGACTGGACTTTATACCAAAGCCACTTTAATTTGTATCTGAATCAGTTCAGCGAAGAAGACAACGTGCGAATTGAGCAAAGATTGTTCAAAAACGGACAAGAAATTTTGCTGTATGTTTGCCGCTACGACAACTATTTTTCGCTCGGCGACAACCGCGACAATTCGGCAGACAGCAGATATTGGGGATTTGTTAACAGGAATTTTGTGAAAGCGAAAGCGTTTATTATTTATTTTTCGCTTGACGAAAAAGTTCCCGCTTTCCTTTTGCCGTTGAAAATCCGATGGAACCGTCTCGGAAAACTAATACGAAATTGGGACGGCTACACAGAATAA
- a CDS encoding O-antigen ligase family protein has product MLALEKYINKQIVYFYRTILPAVSMFLLFSIPSVKLIHSGTIINVGVLGLIVVAMLLNLNNKSSINNYCSNCFCIIFLFFLIMTLQLINYTDISLNEFIDYAYLLIAFFCIAHLANLERLKVVGTLIFIWGILLAVWQLTIGIPTSREFGQHYLTVSLPIGAALAYSLSILFCCSSQIWKKIFYTSGSLLLLLAITTLLSRSGIIFPLLVGFLFIAGNIAFNNKIKLSNKLYIIMFAILVVVFFAIFIMPSVELQQLNRLTRLTENTSTEPRIVGYKRAIHLILQRPFLGYGTGSAFGHGSTFFYFHNIFLDVFVMGGFVALVPFLLFVFNYFSDLIYIFRKYSHNPAIVGFAAASFMFFLQFNTSFSFKNAYISVGTMFFLCLVIRNLKLYKLPVSQQIERKIKWKENPLQLK; this is encoded by the coding sequence ATGTTAGCTTTAGAAAAATATATAAACAAGCAAATTGTATATTTCTACAGAACTATACTTCCTGCAGTATCGATGTTTCTTCTGTTTTCGATACCGTCAGTAAAACTTATTCATTCCGGCACAATTATTAATGTCGGTGTTTTAGGCTTAATAGTTGTCGCAATGCTTTTAAACCTAAACAACAAGAGTAGTATTAACAATTATTGTTCAAATTGCTTTTGTATAATTTTTTTGTTTTTTTTAATAATGACTTTACAACTGATAAACTATACAGATATTTCGCTAAATGAATTTATTGATTATGCTTATTTGCTTATTGCTTTTTTTTGCATAGCTCACCTTGCTAACCTCGAAAGATTAAAGGTTGTTGGAACACTTATTTTTATTTGGGGTATATTGTTAGCAGTTTGGCAACTGACAATAGGAATACCTACAAGCCGAGAATTTGGACAACATTATTTGACTGTTAGCCTACCTATCGGCGCAGCCCTCGCATATAGTTTATCGATTTTATTTTGCTGTAGCAGTCAGATTTGGAAAAAAATCTTTTATACATCAGGCAGTTTACTTTTATTACTTGCGATTACAACATTACTAAGCAGATCAGGCATTATTTTTCCTTTATTGGTGGGCTTTCTTTTTATTGCAGGTAATATAGCATTCAACAACAAGATAAAACTGTCAAATAAACTTTATATAATTATGTTTGCAATCCTTGTTGTTGTTTTTTTTGCTATTTTTATTATGCCTTCTGTTGAACTTCAACAATTAAACAGGCTTACAAGACTTACGGAAAACACTTCGACAGAACCTCGTATTGTCGGGTATAAACGGGCAATACATCTCATATTGCAACGTCCTTTTCTTGGTTATGGAACAGGTTCTGCATTTGGGCATGGTTCCACATTTTTTTATTTTCACAATATTTTTTTAGATGTCTTTGTTATGGGTGGTTTTGTTGCGCTGGTGCCGTTTTTGCTGTTTGTTTTTAATTACTTTTCCGATTTAATATACATTTTTAGAAAATATTCGCATAATCCTGCTATTGTTGGCTTTGCGGCGGCTTCGTTTATGTTTTTTCTCCAATTCAATACTTCGTTTTCGTTCAAAAACGCATACATCTCCGTTGGAACTATGTTTTTTTTATGCCTTGTAATTCGCAATCTAAAACTGTATAAATTGCCAGTTTCACAACAAATAGAAAGGAAAATAAAATGGAAAGAAAATCCTTTGCAATTAAAATAA
- a CDS encoding methyl-accepting chemotaxis protein, which translates to MFKNMSLGKRIAVGFFAVVFLMLLQVAVVSVRLASVVKKSDIVANEFNPEVFILGELYDELSSFIAYGNYFYLSDGSEEFRDKALEMATGFATHIQELRDLSAVAPNIKIRGHIDVFARRLDEAERNFAELIVLKTEKHRLLSQNIELSSQFSANLSAAYERFTAVKYILYDLNEFYYASSMAGSENAKYVSDALFFTILILVIGLFIAVILSIVFSKIVIDATSGTIKKAISGLSEVASRLSAASDEISQGAQGMASGASEQASSLDLISSSLNEITSMTKQTADNSKNANSVADDSVEKAIGSQDAMRRLQEAVAEIRKSSDDTAKILKDIDDIAFQTNLLALNAAVEAARAGEAGKGFAVVAEEVRNLAQRSAESAKKTAVLIESAQQSSLKGVSSAEETASAIEKITEASKKINIIVSEISSATAEQSKGVSQVNNAVAEMEQLTQSNANTSENLATNSDDLSNQAMILNNLVGDLVKIVDGEAAYGKSGGRIAAKKPVAKIAYKPTTNLTKSPAKADNLIPFDDDNFGAY; encoded by the coding sequence ATGTTCAAGAATATGAGCCTTGGTAAAAGAATTGCAGTAGGTTTTTTTGCCGTTGTCTTTTTAATGCTGTTGCAGGTTGCTGTGGTCAGCGTAAGGTTGGCGAGTGTGGTCAAAAAGTCTGACATTGTCGCTAATGAGTTTAATCCCGAAGTTTTCATTTTGGGCGAGCTGTATGACGAACTTTCATCGTTTATCGCTTACGGAAATTATTTTTATTTGTCTGACGGCAGTGAAGAATTTCGCGATAAAGCATTGGAAATGGCGACAGGTTTTGCGACGCATATCCAAGAACTTCGCGATTTGTCTGCGGTCGCTCCAAACATTAAAATTAGGGGGCATATAGACGTTTTTGCAAGAAGGTTAGACGAAGCCGAAAGAAATTTTGCCGAGCTTATTGTTTTAAAGACCGAGAAGCATCGTCTTCTGTCCCAAAATATCGAGTTAAGTTCGCAATTCAGCGCAAATCTATCTGCCGCTTATGAGAGATTTACGGCAGTTAAATACATTTTGTATGATTTGAACGAGTTTTATTACGCGTCGAGTATGGCAGGCAGTGAAAACGCAAAATATGTTTCGGACGCGCTGTTTTTTACAATCTTGATTTTGGTGATTGGTTTGTTTATTGCGGTAATTTTGTCGATTGTTTTCTCGAAAATTGTGATAGACGCGACTTCAGGAACAATCAAAAAGGCGATTTCGGGACTTTCGGAAGTTGCAAGCAGATTGTCGGCGGCAAGCGACGAAATTTCGCAGGGCGCGCAAGGAATGGCGAGCGGCGCAAGCGAGCAGGCGTCGAGTTTGGATTTAATCTCGTCTTCTCTTAACGAAATAACATCAATGACAAAGCAAACCGCCGATAATTCAAAAAACGCAAACTCCGTTGCCGACGACAGCGTAGAAAAAGCGATAGGCAGTCAAGATGCAATGCGTCGTCTTCAGGAAGCGGTAGCCGAAATAAGAAAATCAAGCGACGATACCGCCAAAATACTTAAGGACATCGACGATATTGCTTTCCAAACCAACCTTTTGGCGCTTAATGCGGCGGTTGAAGCGGCAAGAGCGGGCGAAGCGGGCAAGGGTTTTGCGGTTGTTGCCGAAGAAGTCCGAAATTTGGCGCAGAGAAGCGCCGAAAGCGCAAAGAAAACCGCCGTTCTTATAGAAAGCGCGCAACAAAGCAGTTTAAAAGGTGTTAGTTCTGCAGAAGAAACAGCATCGGCAATAGAAAAAATAACGGAAGCGTCCAAAAAAATAAACATAATTGTCAGCGAAATCTCCTCTGCCACCGCCGAGCAATCCAAAGGCGTTTCGCAGGTAAACAATGCGGTAGCGGAAATGGAGCAGTTGACGCAATCGAATGCGAATACGTCCGAAAATTTGGCGACAAACAGCGATGATTTAAGCAACCAAGCAATGATTTTGAACAATTTGGTCGGCGACCTTGTAAAAATAGTAGATGGCGAAGCCGCATACGGAAAGAGCGGCGGCAGGATTGCCGCTAAAAAACCTGTAGCAAAAATCGCCTATAAACCGACAACAAATTTAACAAAGTCTCCTGCAAAAGCGGATAATTTAATTCCCTTTGACGACGATAATTTTGGAGCTTATTGA
- a CDS encoding glycosyltransferase family 2 protein — MSIKKVLQKAENVRFSVIIPHKNTPDLLKRCLGSIPRTQDIQIIVVDDNSDEQFADFNDLSDLKDEFVEIYLTYKEGKGASYARNVGMKHAKGNWLLFADADDFFTENAFEHLFAQADASEDIVYFKSCSCYSDNTNISATRNFKFNKLVDNYLAKTKDAEDYIRYLWSAPWAKMIKRELVERQNILFDETSVANDVMFSCLLGHYAATVKAVDEIIYTLTHIRPSLLERLSQKVFGTEKIRKEKVIINETTHLNKHKHKIVRYERG; from the coding sequence TTGAGTATAAAAAAAGTCTTACAAAAAGCGGAAAATGTGCGGTTTTCTGTTATTATACCACACAAAAACACGCCGGATTTATTAAAGCGTTGTCTTGGATCAATTCCTCGAACGCAAGATATTCAAATAATTGTCGTTGATGATAACAGCGACGAGCAATTTGCCGATTTCAATGATTTGTCCGACTTAAAAGACGAATTTGTAGAAATATATCTAACATATAAAGAAGGCAAAGGCGCGAGCTATGCACGAAACGTCGGAATGAAACACGCCAAAGGAAATTGGCTCTTATTTGCCGACGCCGACGATTTCTTTACCGAAAATGCGTTTGAGCATTTATTTGCACAAGCTGACGCCTCTGAAGATATTGTTTATTTCAAAAGTTGCAGTTGTTATTCGGATAATACAAACATATCCGCAACGCGTAATTTTAAGTTTAATAAGCTGGTGGACAACTATCTTGCAAAAACCAAAGACGCCGAAGATTACATACGTTATTTATGGAGCGCCCCGTGGGCAAAAATGATAAAAAGAGAACTTGTAGAACGTCAAAACATTCTTTTTGACGAAACTTCTGTCGCCAACGATGTAATGTTTTCCTGCCTGCTCGGACACTATGCCGCAACAGTTAAGGCGGTCGATGAGATTATTTACACACTAACCCATATCCGCCCGTCTTTGCTGGAACGACTTTCTCAAAAAGTATTCGGAACAGAAAAAATACGCAAAGAAAAGGTAATTATAAACGAGACTACTCACTTAAACAAACATAAGCACAAAATTGTGCGTTATGAACGAGGTTAA
- a CDS encoding methyl-accepting chemotaxis protein produces the protein MFSKLKLSAKVTLLAGVLLFITAILGVVAAINMYSAGRTSDFIAYEIIPSLGISIPMMDASDEFLLNFTSYSYTNDKKYTEAIRNSLGDIEREMGRARELLRNANDLPTLESSVAQLEAMLRGLRASCDTMFDLGERQTQQRALVRTIGANIMTSIFNLRTAMDNDTRGQSSQADKDLVFYALYRNADNIINVNIFVQNTDTTGAAALLRDVGDLTLCRQIHSSPTLSAEFRTSVGSLISIRESYVAALAEYLRLQAQRNGVAGRLFVNLEEMGNVIDNLVNVTKDKAQSDTSAAATALDISIFITFTLLIIAVILGIILSMIIINSIVGPINLSIQELFAGGDQVNAASGQISETSQAMASGASEQAASLEEISASLNEITSMTKQTADNARNAEAIVQDSVQKAKDSQEAMNRLQGAVADIRKSSDDTAKILKDIDDIAFQTNLLALNAAVEAARAGEAGKGFAVVAEEVRNLAQRSAESAKKTAALIESSQQSSMNGVNLADETAEAIEKIAEASKKIAMIVGEITSAADEQSKGVSQVNVAISDLDTVTQSNASASEELAASAEELSSQAMSMNQSVRDLVRIVKGEKEYEAVAKMTKTSRSAVRKQPAKISYTPTASAPKAAAKAETLIPFDDDNFGGY, from the coding sequence ATGTTTAGCAAACTTAAATTAAGCGCAAAGGTAACTTTGCTGGCAGGGGTGCTGTTGTTTATTACGGCAATTTTGGGTGTTGTGGCGGCGATTAATATGTATTCGGCGGGAAGAACGTCGGACTTTATCGCTTATGAAATTATTCCGTCGTTGGGCATTTCAATCCCTATGATGGATGCTTCCGATGAATTTCTTTTGAACTTTACGTCTTATTCGTACACAAACGATAAGAAATATACCGAGGCTATTCGCAACAGCTTAGGCGACATCGAAAGAGAAATGGGCAGAGCGCGCGAATTGCTCAGAAATGCAAACGACCTTCCGACTCTTGAAAGCAGTGTCGCTCAATTAGAGGCGATGTTGAGAGGATTAAGGGCAAGCTGCGATACAATGTTTGATTTGGGAGAAAGACAAACTCAGCAACGCGCTTTGGTAAGAACAATCGGCGCAAATATAATGACGTCGATTTTTAATCTGAGAACAGCAATGGATAATGATACTCGCGGACAATCTTCGCAGGCGGACAAAGACCTTGTGTTCTACGCTTTATACAGAAACGCCGACAATATTATCAATGTAAATATTTTCGTTCAGAATACGGATACGACCGGCGCCGCGGCTCTGCTCAGAGATGTCGGTGATCTTACTTTGTGCAGACAAATTCACTCTTCTCCCACGCTTTCAGCTGAATTCAGAACTTCTGTCGGCAGTTTGATAAGCATAAGAGAGTCATACGTAGCGGCTCTGGCGGAATATCTCAGATTACAAGCGCAAAGAAACGGCGTTGCCGGCAGATTATTTGTAAACCTTGAAGAAATGGGCAACGTTATAGATAATTTGGTAAACGTAACAAAAGATAAAGCGCAAAGCGACACGAGCGCGGCGGCAACGGCTTTGGACATAAGTATTTTTATAACGTTTACATTGTTGATTATTGCGGTTATTTTGGGAATTATTTTGAGTATGATTATTATAAACTCAATTGTAGGACCTATCAATCTCTCAATTCAGGAACTTTTTGCGGGCGGCGACCAAGTTAATGCGGCTTCGGGGCAGATTTCGGAAACATCTCAGGCAATGGCGAGCGGCGCAAGCGAACAAGCGGCAAGTTTGGAAGAAATCTCCGCTTCACTTAACGAGATTACATCTATGACAAAACAAACCGCCGACAACGCAAGAAACGCGGAAGCAATTGTTCAGGACAGCGTTCAAAAAGCGAAAGACAGCCAAGAAGCGATGAACCGTCTTCAAGGCGCGGTAGCGGATATAAGAAAATCAAGCGACGACACGGCAAAAATCCTTAAAGATATTGACGATATTGCTTTCCAGACCAACCTTTTGGCTCTTAATGCGGCGGTTGAAGCGGCAAGAGCAGGCGAAGCGGGTAAAGGTTTTGCGGTTGTTGCGGAAGAAGTAAGAAACCTTGCGCAAAGAAGCGCCGAAAGTGCGAAGAAAACAGCGGCGCTTATCGAAAGCTCACAGCAAAGCAGTATGAACGGCGTAAATTTGGCTGACGAAACAGCAGAGGCTATCGAAAAAATCGCCGAAGCGTCTAAGAAAATCGCAATGATAGTCGGCGAAATTACTTCTGCGGCGGATGAGCAATCTAAGGGCGTTTCGCAAGTAAACGTTGCAATCAGCGATTTGGATACTGTTACCCAGTCTAATGCAAGCGCGTCCGAAGAATTGGCGGCAAGCGCGGAAGAGTTGAGCTCACAAGCAATGTCTATGAACCAGTCGGTACGCGATTTGGTAAGAATAGTAAAAGGCGAGAAAGAATACGAGGCGGTAGCGAAAATGACAAAAACATCTCGTAGCGCTGTACGTAAACAACCCGCGAAAATTTCCTACACACCTACAGCTTCCGCTCCGAAAGCGGCGGCAAAAGCGGAGACCTTAATTCCGTTTGACGACGATAATTTCGGCGGATACTAA
- a CDS encoding lipopolysaccharide biosynthesis protein: protein MNEVNLPTNAENNKRIAKNTLALYFRQIITMFVSLFTTRIILEQLGVEDFGIKNVVGGVVAMLSFLTSSLASTTQRFLSVEMGKGDFAKLKQIFSNSLSLHVIFIVLAVILAQTVGLWFLQNKLVIPLERANAAFWVYQFSVISFVVAVFFAPFDGAIRAHEKFSFYAKLSIFDVVAKLIAVYLLVVLPFDKLVALSGLWLGVVVLGKLILFVYCRRNFEECRVRFAWARESVRSLMGYNFYSIIASVSYIIRFQGLNIVLNLYYGPIVNAAQGIANQVFIAISSFSNNALTATQPQIVMSYAKNDRQRLWNLITKSSRLNFYLLLILTLPFILEIDTALYLWLGDYPKYATIFAQLFLLEALQRVLGHPISQANAAVGKLRAITVVNIVSRLLILLCAVFIGVNKLSPVYIFITAIVLQAIVVFINLVIVLKMQLGFSLRKYFVNVLLPISKTTFFAVSLPIVLHYFFSKSVFSSVGVWAFALVWAAGSVFVVGLSKSEKQMVVNKLRSKIK from the coding sequence ATGAACGAGGTTAATTTGCCGACAAACGCTGAAAACAACAAGAGAATTGCGAAAAATACGCTTGCGTTATATTTTCGTCAGATAATAACGATGTTTGTGTCGTTATTTACGACGCGAATTATTTTAGAGCAACTCGGCGTTGAAGATTTCGGAATAAAAAATGTTGTCGGCGGTGTGGTGGCAATGTTGTCGTTTTTGACGAGTTCTTTAGCAAGCACAACACAACGGTTTCTCTCTGTGGAAATGGGAAAAGGCGATTTTGCGAAATTAAAACAAATTTTTTCAAATTCGCTTTCTTTGCACGTTATTTTTATAGTTTTAGCGGTAATTCTTGCGCAAACTGTGGGATTGTGGTTTCTGCAGAATAAACTTGTTATTCCGCTTGAAAGAGCAAATGCGGCGTTTTGGGTTTATCAGTTTTCGGTGATTTCGTTTGTGGTGGCGGTGTTTTTTGCTCCGTTTGATGGGGCGATAAGGGCGCACGAAAAATTTAGTTTTTATGCTAAGTTGAGCATTTTTGATGTTGTTGCAAAACTTATTGCTGTGTATTTGTTGGTGGTTTTGCCGTTTGATAAATTGGTGGCGTTGTCGGGTTTGTGGTTGGGTGTTGTGGTTTTGGGGAAATTGATTTTGTTTGTTTATTGTCGCCGGAATTTTGAGGAGTGTAGGGTTCGGTTTGCGTGGGCGAGGGAGAGTGTTCGGAGTTTGATGGGGTATAATTTTTATTCGATCATTGCTTCTGTTTCTTATATTATTAGATTTCAAGGGTTGAATATTGTATTGAATTTGTATTATGGTCCTATTGTGAACGCGGCGCAGGGAATTGCTAATCAAGTATTTATTGCGATTTCTTCTTTTTCGAATAATGCGTTAACGGCAACTCAACCGCAAATTGTTATGAGTTATGCTAAAAATGATAGGCAAAGACTTTGGAATTTAATTACAAAATCATCGAGGTTAAATTTTTATTTGCTTTTAATATTAACACTCCCTTTTATTTTGGAAATTGATACAGCGCTTTATTTATGGCTTGGAGATTATCCTAAATATGCGACGATTTTTGCACAGTTGTTTTTGTTGGAGGCGTTGCAAAGAGTTTTAGGACATCCGATAAGTCAGGCGAATGCGGCTGTGGGGAAACTGCGGGCGATAACTGTTGTTAATATTGTCAGCAGATTGCTTATTTTGCTTTGTGCTGTTTTTATCGGCGTAAATAAATTATCGCCTGTGTATATTTTTATTACGGCAATTGTTTTACAGGCAATTGTTGTGTTTATTAACTTGGTAATCGTATTAAAAATGCAACTTGGTTTTTCGCTTCGGAAATATTTTGTGAATGTTCTTTTGCCAATATCAAAAACTACTTTCTTTGCTGTTTCGCTTCCAATTGTTTTGCATTATTTCTTTTCAAAATCAGTTTTTTCTTCTGTGGGAGTTTGGGCGTTTGCTTTGGTTTGGGCGGCGGGGAGTGTTTTTGTTGTAGGGCTTAGTAAAAGTGAAAAGCAAATGGTTGTAAATAAATTAAGGAGTAAAATAAAATGA
- the hemW gene encoding radical SAM family heme chaperone HemW, with product MISLYFHIPFCEKKCNYCDFYSVNADDEQIRNYIAMLKKEIALRKTNETVETIFFGGGTPSILKESEFSEIADFIKANFELSPNCEWTIEVNPESFTEEKAENWLKHGVNRLSLGVQSLIDAELGICGRPHTAEQATAILQSEILQKFASVSVDLIYGLPEQTVKTFASGLQSVIGYPAVNHISLYELTIAENTRFEFEREKYRFPAEEEIEKIVEYSRHFLKEFGYERYEVSNFSKEGKRCRHNEQYWNGSKYMGFGAGAHSFDGKNRFANYSDLHKYEQSLEDNILPIVFCEKLDSKRRRLEFLMLSLRTVNGFSVSGFRRKFKQDILLQNENYVQNLVKDGYMIIDGDICKLTDKGLDIADGVAARL from the coding sequence ATGATTTCTTTATATTTCCACATTCCTTTTTGCGAAAAAAAGTGCAATTATTGCGATTTCTATTCTGTAAACGCCGACGACGAGCAAATCAGAAATTATATTGCTATGCTTAAAAAAGAAATAGCGCTCAGAAAAACAAACGAAACAGTCGAAACCATATTTTTCGGCGGCGGAACACCGTCCATTCTTAAAGAAAGCGAATTTTCCGAGATTGCCGACTTTATTAAGGCGAACTTTGAATTGTCGCCGAATTGCGAATGGACTATCGAGGTAAATCCCGAAAGTTTTACGGAAGAAAAAGCAGAAAATTGGCTGAAGCACGGCGTAAATCGGCTTTCGCTGGGTGTTCAGTCGTTGATAGACGCGGAGCTTGGAATTTGCGGCAGACCCCACACAGCAGAGCAGGCTACGGCGATTTTGCAAAGTGAAATCCTGCAAAAATTTGCGAGCGTAAGTGTGGATTTGATATATGGACTTCCCGAGCAGACAGTGAAAACATTTGCATCGGGTTTGCAGTCAGTCATCGGGTATCCGGCGGTAAATCATATCTCCCTTTATGAATTGACAATCGCCGAGAATACGCGTTTTGAATTTGAGCGCGAAAAATATCGCTTTCCTGCCGAAGAAGAAATTGAAAAAATCGTGGAATATTCGCGACATTTTTTGAAAGAGTTCGGCTATGAGCGCTATGAAGTTAGCAATTTTTCGAAAGAGGGCAAACGTTGCCGTCATAACGAACAGTACTGGAATGGCAGTAAATATATGGGTTTTGGGGCGGGCGCGCATTCATTTGACGGAAAAAACCGTTTTGCAAACTATTCGGATTTGCACAAATACGAGCAATCATTGGAAGATAACATTCTTCCGATTGTTTTTTGTGAAAAATTAGACAGCAAGCGCAGGCGGTTGGAATTTTTAATGCTTAGCTTAAGGACGGTCAACGGCTTTTCGGTGTCGGGTTTTCGCAGGAAATTTAAGCAAGATATTCTTTTGCAGAATGAAAATTATGTCCAAAACCTTGTAAAAGACGGCTATATGATAATTGACGGCGACATCTGCAAACTTACAGATAAAGGCTTGGACATAGCCGACGGGGTTGCCGCGCGTTTATGA